From the Rhodoferax mekongensis genome, one window contains:
- a CDS encoding substrate-binding periplasmic protein yields the protein MSHLQALVLAACVFLGSTFVPQTLHAQTAKVVEISTGDGYPPYVDWRVPTGGIATEVVRNVVLRMGYEPKFATLPWARGYRLTLKGDFIATFPYIRTSGRETEVAFSEPLFGIASHIFVRNNSLLKFEGLGDLAGYSTCNYVGSALPSSVQTLISDGLVKVNEVSSLSTCFKLLELGRVDFVTVNSLAGSSIACEHITGSHQFLISEKPAEVLGLHLVVGLTNAEAKGFLDSFNSELLKFKATKDYQALKTKVSLSMGTDKPVSGFKKIQCSRVVQSQ from the coding sequence ATGTCGCACTTGCAGGCATTGGTCCTTGCCGCTTGCGTTTTTTTGGGATCTACTTTTGTTCCTCAGACCCTACATGCGCAGACTGCTAAAGTGGTCGAAATTTCTACGGGGGACGGCTACCCACCTTACGTAGATTGGAGAGTACCCACTGGAGGCATCGCAACAGAAGTTGTGAGAAATGTTGTACTCCGGATGGGATACGAGCCGAAGTTTGCAACTTTGCCGTGGGCTCGAGGCTATAGGTTGACGCTGAAGGGTGATTTCATCGCCACTTTTCCATATATCCGAACCTCAGGTCGTGAAACTGAAGTGGCCTTTTCTGAGCCATTGTTCGGTATTGCTAGCCACATTTTTGTTCGGAACAACTCCCTGCTTAAGTTTGAGGGATTAGGTGATCTAGCGGGATATTCAACTTGCAACTACGTAGGGTCAGCGCTTCCTTCATCAGTTCAAACGCTGATTTCAGATGGCTTAGTAAAGGTCAATGAAGTCTCTAGTCTGTCCACATGCTTTAAGTTGTTGGAGCTTGGGCGGGTAGATTTCGTCACTGTAAACAGTCTTGCTGGCAGTTCAATTGCTTGCGAGCACATCACTGGTAGCCATCAATTTTTGATTAGCGAGAAACCTGCTGAAGTACTTGGTCTCCATTTAGTGGTGGGTCTCACGAATGCAGAAGCCAAAGGATTTTTGGACAGCTTCAATTCTGAGCTTCTCAAATTTAAGGCAACTAAGGATTACCAAGCGCTTAAGACCAAGGTATCGCTGTCGATGGGAACGGATAAGCCCGTGAGTGGGTTCAAGAAGATCCAATGTTCACGAGTAGTACAGAGTCAATGA
- a CDS encoding GNAT family N-acetyltransferase, which yields MLQFRPLLASDQATLWHWLHVALWDPPPAKLRPVSVLDSAEVRIYAESWGKSTDVGVVAVINGVDAGACWVRLIKGGDGLAYVDDQTPQLGIALDAEYQRRGHGRPMMLATLQAARDVGYTQVSLTVHPQNPAAQMYESCGFARQGVREGFILMLAKIA from the coding sequence ATGCTTCAATTTCGACCACTTCTAGCCTCAGACCAAGCAACACTTTGGCATTGGCTTCATGTCGCTCTCTGGGATCCACCTCCAGCAAAGCTTCGTCCAGTTTCAGTATTGGATAGTGCCGAGGTTCGGATCTACGCAGAAAGCTGGGGTAAGTCCACTGATGTTGGCGTGGTTGCTGTTATCAATGGTGTCGATGCCGGCGCTTGCTGGGTGCGCCTGATTAAGGGGGGTGATGGACTCGCATACGTTGATGACCAGACTCCTCAGCTAGGCATTGCTCTAGATGCTGAATATCAACGTCGGGGACATGGTCGCCCGATGATGCTTGCCACATTGCAGGCCGCAAGGGATGTTGGATACACACAAGTCTCGCTAACTGTTCACCCGCAAAACCCAGCTGCGCAGATGTACGAGTCTTGCGGATTTGCCAGGCAGGGTGTGCGTGAGGGATTCATTCTCATGCTCGCAAAAATTGCGTGA
- a CDS encoding LysR family transcriptional regulator, translating into MKESIDLRQLRYFLAVSEELNFSRAAIRLHISQPPLSRQIKKLEEQLGADLFVRTKQSVVLTKAGQAFVPEVRKTLEQAQKAISVAQAARTEVNRRFLVGYTTVFDRSAIPDVLDELQVAFQSWRITTNGKRSISLVQEIKAGRMDAAFIGLHTEIKGLVSETVFEEPLIVALPAVHPLAQKSVVGFDDLCKEPMFWFERRLNPGFYDYCQAFFSRIHFKPSVVPEPQDHHVLLGLIAEGRGFALISKSLEKLVREGVVFKELVKAQDKLSMGIAVVYSPSNQSPVLRKFLELVRSKKNQAF; encoded by the coding sequence ATGAAAGAGTCCATCGATTTACGGCAGCTTCGCTATTTTCTAGCGGTAAGCGAAGAACTGAATTTCAGTCGCGCTGCGATACGTCTCCATATCTCCCAGCCCCCTCTGAGTAGACAGATCAAAAAATTGGAAGAGCAGCTGGGAGCAGACTTGTTCGTGAGAACCAAGCAAAGTGTTGTGCTGACAAAGGCCGGTCAAGCGTTTGTGCCTGAGGTTAGAAAGACCTTGGAGCAAGCTCAGAAGGCGATATCCGTTGCCCAAGCCGCACGCACTGAGGTGAATAGACGATTTCTGGTGGGTTACACCACTGTGTTTGATCGCAGTGCAATACCTGACGTGCTCGACGAGTTGCAAGTTGCTTTCCAGAGCTGGCGAATTACAACGAATGGAAAACGCTCAATCAGTTTGGTACAAGAGATAAAGGCTGGCCGTATGGACGCTGCATTTATCGGTTTGCACACGGAAATCAAAGGGCTGGTTTCGGAAACCGTCTTTGAGGAGCCACTGATTGTTGCGCTGCCAGCCGTTCACCCCCTTGCGCAGAAATCTGTAGTCGGGTTCGATGACCTATGTAAGGAGCCGATGTTTTGGTTTGAACGACGTCTAAACCCCGGCTTCTATGATTACTGCCAAGCATTTTTTAGTCGAATTCATTTCAAACCTTCTGTTGTACCTGAACCCCAAGATCATCATGTCCTATTGGGATTGATAGCCGAGGGGAGGGGCTTTGCGCTAATTTCAAAGTCCTTAGAAAAACTAGTACGTGAGGGAGTTGTTTTTAAAGAGCTGGTGAAGGCTCAAGATAAGCTTTCTATGGGGATAGCCGTGGTTTATTCCCCAAGCAATCAATCTCCAGTATTAAGAAAATTTCTTGAGCTTGTTAGGAGTAAGAAAAACCAAGCATTTTAG
- a CDS encoding carboxymuconolactone decarboxylase family protein has product MENERFNRGWEKLKEIDGKAGENVIESLRDIAPDFAKLLIEFPFGDIYSRSGLDLKSRELAVVAALTALGNARPQLIVHIHGALNVGCSKQEIIEVIMQMTVYAGFPAALNGIFAAKEVFGQTE; this is encoded by the coding sequence ATGGAAAACGAACGCTTTAATCGTGGATGGGAAAAGCTCAAAGAGATTGACGGCAAAGCTGGAGAGAACGTCATTGAGAGCCTTAGAGATATCGCACCAGACTTTGCGAAACTTCTGATTGAGTTCCCTTTTGGCGACATCTACTCAAGGTCTGGGCTTGATCTGAAGAGTAGAGAGCTAGCAGTTGTGGCAGCACTAACCGCACTAGGTAATGCCAGGCCACAACTCATAGTACATATTCACGGAGCACTAAATGTAGGCTGCAGCAAACAGGAAATAATTGAGGTGATCATGCAGATGACTGTCTATGCCGGTTTTCCAGCGGCGCTAAATGGGATATTTGCTGCAAAAGAAGTATTTGGGCAAACCGAATAA
- a CDS encoding S1/P1 nuclease: MTRTKRALFIAGLLALVMQSSEALAWGSEGHKIVAMLAEAQLSSAARKEVDRLLAQETGATLASISTWADEHRNPATAAWHYVNFPRGDCNYQPERDCPYGKCVVAAIDRQLEVLRTSGDDEKRLNALKYVVHFIGDIHQPLHAGFGEDRGGNSYQLQAFMRGSNLHAVWDTGLIKSLQQENEQIVKSLLVRPLSLQKTSFNAAAIAMESCKIVSQSGFYPDRLVTPEYVDRYVPVMAYQLAAAGSRLAQVLNELK; the protein is encoded by the coding sequence ATGACTCGAACTAAGAGAGCGCTATTCATCGCTGGTCTTCTCGCCTTAGTTATGCAAAGCAGTGAAGCATTGGCTTGGGGAAGCGAAGGACACAAGATCGTGGCTATGCTGGCAGAGGCCCAACTCTCCTCAGCAGCGCGTAAAGAAGTTGATCGACTTTTGGCCCAGGAAACAGGCGCTACCCTGGCCAGCATCTCCACGTGGGCAGACGAGCACCGCAATCCTGCCACTGCCGCTTGGCACTATGTGAACTTCCCGCGTGGAGACTGCAACTACCAGCCAGAGCGAGACTGCCCATACGGCAAATGCGTGGTCGCTGCGATTGATCGACAACTTGAAGTCCTTCGCACATCCGGGGATGACGAGAAGCGACTGAATGCCTTGAAATATGTCGTGCACTTCATTGGAGACATTCATCAACCTCTTCATGCAGGATTTGGGGAAGACCGCGGAGGCAACAGCTACCAGCTCCAAGCATTCATGCGCGGTAGCAACTTGCATGCGGTTTGGGACACAGGACTCATCAAATCACTGCAGCAAGAGAACGAACAGATTGTCAAAAGTCTCCTAGTGCGCCCTTTATCACTGCAAAAGACTTCATTCAATGCAGCGGCAATTGCTATGGAGTCTTGCAAAATCGTCTCGCAGTCAGGCTTCTATCCAGATCGCTTGGTGACACCGGAATACGTTGATCGCTATGTGCCTGTAATGGCATATCAATTGGCAGCCGCGGGCAGCCGACTTGCACAAGTCTTGAATGAACTCAAGTAG
- a CDS encoding HU family DNA-binding protein — MNKGELIEALAAKSELSKAAAGRTLDALIEIITAKVAKKEDVQLIGFGTFKAAKRAARTGKNPRTGEALKIAATTVPKFTPGAAFKAAVAKKKK, encoded by the coding sequence ATGAACAAAGGCGAATTGATCGAAGCATTGGCTGCAAAGTCTGAACTGTCCAAAGCGGCTGCTGGACGTACCCTGGATGCTTTGATTGAGATCATCACTGCCAAAGTGGCAAAGAAGGAAGACGTACAGCTGATTGGCTTTGGGACGTTCAAAGCTGCCAAGCGTGCTGCACGGACTGGCAAGAACCCACGTACTGGTGAAGCATTGAAGATCGCAGCGACCACAGTGCCCAAGTTCACACCGGGTGCTGCCTTCAAAGCTGCTGTGGCCAAAAAGAAAAAGTAA
- a CDS encoding methyl-accepting chemotaxis protein, with product MKLGNLRIGTRLAIGFGVVLAILSVMVVLGNYLNAQNKDRMINGLESATQKSILAGTMKGSLLEIGIAIRNIGLASEVQAMQSEEAKVKSQRETYTAAREKLVALGLSDVENKILEEIAGLDKTMDGLFKEALGQALAFNGEASAKIIVTKVDPLSIQLQVAINKLVDVQSNATQEVLDNSLEADRSLNLILLSCGALGVLIGSLSAWLTSKSITEPLKRAVLVAKTVASGELTSKVSVHGKDEISELLKSLQHMNDSLAVTVGEVRMGAESISIASREIAAGNHDLSARTESQASSLEETAAAMEQLTGTVKQNADNARQANQLVHSASEVAEKGGLIVSSVVQTMGSIKSSSGKIVDIIGVIDGIAFQTNILALNAAVEAARAGEQGRGFAVVAAEVRSLAQRSASAAKEIKNLIGDSVDKVDAGSKLVDEAGQTMTAIVSSVQRVADIMGEISAASQEQSVGIEEINRAISEMDEMTQKNAALVEQAAAAASSLQDQTQMLQKAVSIFKLENETPLSTHSHIALGYGNAA from the coding sequence ATGAAGCTTGGAAATTTGCGTATTGGCACACGGCTAGCGATTGGATTCGGTGTCGTGTTAGCCATATTGTCAGTCATGGTGGTGTTGGGAAACTATCTGAATGCCCAAAACAAGGACAGGATGATCAATGGGCTGGAGAGTGCTACGCAGAAAAGTATCCTTGCAGGAACCATGAAGGGTAGTTTGCTGGAGATCGGTATTGCTATCAGGAATATCGGTTTAGCTTCAGAAGTGCAAGCGATGCAGTCCGAAGAGGCAAAGGTTAAATCCCAGCGAGAGACTTACACTGCTGCGCGAGAAAAGCTGGTTGCGCTCGGTCTGTCGGATGTAGAGAACAAGATTCTGGAAGAAATAGCAGGGTTGGATAAGACGATGGATGGTCTCTTCAAGGAGGCCCTAGGTCAGGCACTTGCATTTAACGGTGAGGCCTCTGCGAAGATTATTGTGACCAAAGTCGACCCTCTGTCAATACAACTACAGGTCGCTATCAACAAACTCGTAGATGTCCAATCAAACGCTACCCAAGAAGTTCTAGATAACTCTCTGGAAGCTGATCGCAGCCTCAATTTAATCTTGCTCAGCTGTGGAGCGCTGGGCGTCTTGATCGGTAGTCTCAGTGCTTGGCTAACGTCAAAGAGTATCACTGAGCCTCTGAAACGAGCAGTACTGGTTGCTAAGACGGTTGCCTCGGGTGAGCTCACTTCCAAAGTGAGCGTCCATGGAAAGGATGAAATCAGTGAGCTGCTGAAATCATTGCAGCACATGAATGACAGCTTGGCTGTCACCGTAGGCGAAGTTCGCATGGGCGCGGAGTCCATCAGCATTGCTTCCAGGGAAATTGCAGCTGGCAACCATGACTTGTCTGCTCGCACTGAGAGCCAAGCAAGTTCGCTAGAAGAAACTGCCGCTGCGATGGAGCAATTGACTGGGACAGTGAAGCAAAACGCTGACAACGCGCGTCAGGCCAATCAGCTCGTCCATTCAGCTTCAGAGGTTGCCGAAAAGGGCGGCCTTATCGTTTCCAGTGTTGTGCAAACAATGGGCTCTATCAAAAGTAGCTCGGGAAAAATTGTTGACATCATCGGTGTGATTGATGGCATCGCTTTTCAAACCAACATTCTTGCTCTCAATGCTGCTGTTGAAGCTGCGAGAGCAGGGGAGCAGGGTAGAGGGTTTGCTGTGGTCGCTGCAGAAGTCCGAAGCCTTGCTCAGCGCAGTGCCAGTGCGGCAAAAGAAATCAAGAACTTGATTGGTGACTCTGTAGATAAAGTTGACGCTGGAAGCAAGCTAGTCGACGAAGCAGGCCAGACCATGACAGCAATTGTGTCTTCGGTACAGCGTGTCGCGGACATCATGGGAGAGATATCTGCCGCAAGCCAAGAGCAAAGTGTTGGCATTGAAGAGATCAATCGGGCTATCAGCGAAATGGATGAAATGACACAGAAGAACGCTGCATTGGTCGAACAGGCTGCCGCTGCAGCATCAAGTCTTCAGGACCAGACGCAGATGCTTCAAAAAGCGGTCAGCATTTTCAAACTTGAAAATGAAACCCCGTTGAGCACACATTCGCACATCGCTCTAGGTTATGGCAATGCCGCCTAG
- a CDS encoding DNA adenine methylase encodes MLHTHANQNDPTSHCNVGCRPFLKWTGGKQRLLSSLLPLLPKGSRLIEPFVGAGSVCLAADYMSYLINDANPVLSAVWLALQQKPNEFISKAELYFCEEYRSQSSCLDIRERFNSEPCMFGRAVMLPYLNRFGFNGLFRVNRLGKLNTPYGYPRKVPNFPTKSFALASLKLQSCLVTSGDYKAAVAQAGPSDVVYCDPPYLVVSGARKKEIPYTVSSFGSPEFYELVRICEDAVQRGAAVAISNLDCEQSRRALANWKLYELNVSSTVSGNASGRRVRGELFAVGLPRKFSVCMSLN; translated from the coding sequence ATGCTCCACACTCATGCGAATCAAAATGACCCGACGAGTCACTGCAACGTTGGTTGTAGACCATTCTTGAAATGGACTGGCGGAAAGCAACGCCTACTTTCGTCTCTGCTGCCATTACTCCCTAAGGGAAGTAGATTAATTGAGCCCTTTGTGGGTGCCGGTTCCGTCTGCTTGGCAGCCGATTACATGTCTTACCTCATCAACGACGCTAATCCTGTCCTAAGCGCTGTTTGGTTGGCCTTACAGCAGAAGCCAAACGAGTTCATTTCAAAGGCAGAGTTGTACTTTTGCGAGGAATACAGGAGTCAATCGTCATGCCTTGATATTCGCGAGCGTTTTAATAGCGAACCTTGCATGTTTGGGAGAGCTGTGATGTTGCCTTACCTCAACAGATTTGGCTTCAATGGACTGTTTCGGGTGAATCGTTTGGGTAAGTTGAATACACCATATGGATATCCAAGAAAGGTGCCAAATTTTCCGACTAAAAGTTTTGCTTTAGCATCCCTCAAGTTGCAGTCCTGCCTAGTAACTAGCGGTGACTACAAGGCCGCAGTGGCGCAAGCTGGCCCCAGCGATGTCGTTTACTGTGATCCACCTTACTTGGTGGTGTCCGGGGCGCGAAAAAAAGAAATTCCCTACACCGTGAGCTCATTTGGCTCTCCTGAGTTTTACGAGTTGGTGCGTATTTGTGAGGACGCTGTCCAACGCGGTGCTGCGGTTGCCATATCCAACCTTGATTGTGAGCAGTCACGCAGAGCACTAGCGAATTGGAAGTTGTACGAATTGAATGTGAGTTCAACGGTGTCAGGAAACGCGAGTGGACGCAGAGTCAGAGGCGAGTTATTTGCCGTCGGCCTACCAAGAAAATTTTCAGTGTGCATGTCGTTGAACTAA
- a CDS encoding H-NS histone family protein has product MSKLIDLQSQIEKLQKQASEIRSKEFNTTVSEIQQLMSAYGITVKDLQATKAVKGKAGRPGKVAGAKPAKVKKEKTAVAAKYKGPNGETWSGRGLTPKWLATLIAGGQPKESFLITEAPQA; this is encoded by the coding sequence ATGTCCAAGCTCATTGATCTGCAATCTCAAATTGAAAAACTTCAAAAGCAAGCGTCCGAAATCCGCAGCAAAGAATTCAACACAACGGTTAGTGAGATCCAGCAATTGATGTCCGCTTATGGCATCACGGTAAAAGATCTACAGGCCACTAAAGCTGTTAAAGGCAAGGCTGGACGTCCCGGTAAAGTTGCTGGCGCAAAACCTGCCAAAGTGAAGAAAGAGAAAACCGCAGTGGCAGCGAAGTACAAAGGGCCAAACGGCGAAACTTGGTCCGGTCGCGGACTGACTCCGAAGTGGCTAGCAACTCTTATTGCCGGCGGTCAACCAAAGGAATCATTCCTGATTACAGAAGCGCCACAAGCCTAA
- a CDS encoding beta family protein: protein MKNAKYFPILPLGRASGVGISSAIEASPQAITPIFVAASPSVDPITLEFQYSPMRHALNILECLTQFTSDSSAFGLQLPNPPDDASLGETSLMGVYESLLSGGRQVYPVLAITGPDIWKVQAQALRKVNRLNKWIFRLTLTNRGATAEELRSWVSRALDVVVAEPEDVDLVVDLGYVGGWQTMSSVGGVEHWLRVLSESFNWRNVGLIASSLPSFFRNNTSDSFPVIRDDWALFRELRRRMGSGVQLSFGDYSIFGSPSSLCPPSAGSEMLFPYSGASSWFVFKADPGAASLSEECHRLMQRLAGYPAIYMGADFSFGDAHLARLAEGGFAKDDLGYYVGVISALVSHHSDLVASQLRRLSV, encoded by the coding sequence TTGAAGAATGCCAAGTATTTTCCAATTCTTCCGCTTGGTAGAGCCTCAGGCGTTGGTATATCAAGCGCCATAGAAGCAAGTCCCCAAGCAATTACTCCAATTTTTGTTGCAGCAAGTCCCAGCGTCGATCCCATAACACTTGAATTTCAGTACTCGCCAATGAGGCACGCACTGAACATTCTTGAGTGCTTGACTCAGTTCACATCTGATTCGAGCGCATTTGGGCTTCAGCTTCCCAATCCCCCTGATGATGCTTCGCTTGGGGAAACCTCCCTCATGGGCGTGTATGAGTCCCTTTTGAGCGGAGGTAGGCAGGTTTACCCTGTGCTGGCAATTACGGGACCAGATATTTGGAAGGTTCAGGCCCAGGCACTACGCAAAGTCAATCGATTGAATAAATGGATATTTCGGTTGACTCTCACAAATAGGGGAGCCACTGCAGAAGAGCTGAGAAGTTGGGTAAGCAGGGCACTAGATGTCGTTGTTGCCGAACCAGAGGATGTAGATCTCGTCGTTGACCTTGGGTATGTGGGTGGCTGGCAAACAATGAGTTCGGTAGGTGGTGTCGAACACTGGCTGCGTGTGCTTTCAGAGAGCTTCAATTGGCGAAATGTTGGCCTTATTGCTTCGTCATTGCCTTCGTTCTTCAGAAACAACACATCTGACTCTTTTCCGGTTATCCGAGATGACTGGGCTCTATTTCGTGAACTCAGGCGACGAATGGGCTCTGGCGTTCAGCTTTCATTTGGCGACTACAGTATTTTCGGCTCTCCATCTAGTCTTTGCCCGCCGTCTGCCGGATCAGAGATGTTGTTTCCATATTCGGGTGCGAGCAGTTGGTTCGTTTTTAAAGCTGATCCAGGAGCTGCATCACTTTCCGAAGAATGTCATCGACTTATGCAAAGACTCGCCGGATACCCCGCCATCTACATGGGGGCTGATTTCTCATTTGGGGATGCCCATTTAGCGCGATTGGCGGAAGGGGGCTTCGCAAAAGATGACCTCGGCTATTACGTCGGCGTAATTTCTGCATTGGTTTCACACCATTCAGATTTAGTTGCAAGTCAGCTTCGTAGATTGAGTGTTTAG
- a CDS encoding response regulator transcription factor, producing MHLLLIEDDLDLGKALQQALHAEGFTSTWVRRVTDCPEWTPDSPFKCVLLDLTLPDGDGIDLIRKWRQQKLVTPIVVITARSALETRLEALNQGADDFVIKPFATAELVARIQAVCRRSSQQAGSIWTFGDLEIEPRVHKAYIAGVPLDLSPREFRILLELAREPGSVVSKSSLANRLEPLGTPLDFTAIEVHVSNLRKKIGSARVKTVRGVGYMIAI from the coding sequence ATGCACTTACTCTTGATTGAAGACGACCTTGACTTAGGCAAAGCCCTGCAGCAAGCGCTGCATGCAGAAGGCTTTACCAGCACATGGGTAAGGCGCGTCACTGATTGTCCTGAATGGACGCCAGACTCGCCATTCAAGTGCGTGCTCCTAGACCTCACTCTCCCAGATGGGGACGGCATTGACCTCATCCGAAAATGGAGACAACAAAAGCTTGTAACTCCAATCGTCGTCATCACTGCACGTTCAGCCTTGGAGACTCGACTGGAAGCCCTCAATCAAGGGGCAGATGACTTTGTAATCAAGCCGTTTGCCACTGCCGAGTTGGTAGCTCGAATTCAAGCAGTGTGTCGGCGTTCTTCCCAGCAAGCTGGGAGCATCTGGACATTCGGAGATCTGGAAATTGAGCCAAGAGTTCACAAGGCATACATCGCTGGCGTGCCACTTGATCTATCTCCTAGGGAATTCAGAATTCTTCTGGAACTGGCCCGAGAACCCGGTTCCGTTGTGTCAAAGTCATCTCTGGCCAATAGGCTTGAGCCGCTCGGAACACCACTAGACTTCACCGCTATTGAGGTCCATGTTTCAAATCTCCGCAAAAAAATTGGCTCTGCAAGAGTGAAGACGGTGCGAGGCGTGGGTTACATGATCGCAATATGA
- a CDS encoding sensor histidine kinase, which translates to MWLATRNGLKPLQEISANLKSRNSADLSPTGIKTDFIEVKPLISAIDGLLESMRQKVGRETAFVQEAAHELRTPMAVISAQAHVLKRANDEATRLEAASSLDQAIKRANHLVEQLLVLARLDANEESQWSEVNLAALIGDTLAMLAPKAITKNIELSLEVPDELTHKTNEHAIVSIIQNLVSNAIQYIPNNAQINVIARRVPSGIEITVQDSGNGIEKSDLPYIFERFYRGKMHDTPGSGLGLSIVETAVKKLNGSIEVSSSNTGACFTVSLP; encoded by the coding sequence ATGTGGCTGGCTACCAGAAATGGACTAAAACCACTTCAAGAGATTTCAGCAAATCTAAAATCCCGTAATAGCGCAGATCTCTCACCTACGGGTATAAAAACCGACTTCATTGAAGTTAAGCCGCTAATTTCTGCCATTGATGGTTTGCTTGAGTCAATGCGTCAAAAAGTGGGACGCGAAACTGCTTTTGTTCAAGAAGCTGCCCATGAGCTCAGAACGCCCATGGCTGTCATATCTGCCCAAGCGCATGTACTCAAACGCGCAAATGACGAGGCAACGAGACTAGAGGCAGCAAGTAGTCTTGACCAAGCAATCAAAAGAGCAAATCACTTGGTTGAGCAGTTGCTAGTTTTAGCCAGGCTAGATGCCAACGAAGAGTCTCAATGGAGTGAGGTAAACCTCGCTGCGCTTATTGGAGACACACTGGCGATGCTTGCTCCAAAAGCCATCACAAAGAATATAGAGCTCAGCCTCGAAGTTCCTGATGAACTGACACATAAAACAAATGAACACGCAATAGTATCGATCATTCAGAATTTAGTATCTAATGCGATTCAATATATACCAAACAACGCGCAAATAAATGTTATCGCACGCAGGGTACCAAGTGGAATTGAAATCACGGTACAAGACTCCGGGAATGGAATTGAAAAGAGTGATCTGCCATACATCTTTGAGCGCTTCTACAGAGGCAAAATGCACGATACGCCAGGCTCGGGATTGGGGTTATCAATTGTAGAGACTGCTGTTAAAAAGTTAAATGGAAGCATTGAGGTTTCCAGTTCAAACACAGGTGCATGCTTCACAGTAAGCCTTCCATGA